Proteins encoded by one window of Macaca fascicularis isolate 582-1 chromosome 10, T2T-MFA8v1.1:
- the OSBP2 gene encoding oxysterol-binding protein 2 isoform X18, translating to MINACRDFLELAEIHSRKWQRALQYEQEQRVHLEETIEQLAKQHNSLERAFRSAPGRPANPSKSFIEGSLLTPKGEDSEEDEDTEYFDAMEDSTSFITVITEAKEDRKTEGSTGTSSVDWSSADNVLDGASLVPKGSSKVKRRVRIPNKPNYSLNLWSIMKNCIGRELSRIPMPVNFNEPLSMLQRLTEDLEYHHLLDKAVHCTSSVEQMCLVAAFSVSSYSTTVHRIAKPFNPMLGETFELDRLDDMGLRSLCEQVSHHPPSAAHYVFSKHGWSLWQEITISSKFRGKYISIMPLGAIHLEFQASGNHYVWRKSTSTVHNIIVGKLWIDQSGDIEIVNHKTNDRCQLKFLPYSYFSKEAARKVTGVVSDSQGKAHYVLSGSWDEQMECSKVVHSSPSSPSSDGKQKTVYQTLSAKLLWKKYPLPENAENMYYFSELALTLNEHEEGVAPTDSRLRPDQRLMEKGCWDEANTEKQRLEEKQRLSRRRRLEACGPGSSCSSEEEKEADAYTPLWFEKRLDPLTGEMACVYKGGYWEAKEKQDWHMCPNIF from the exons gcctgCAGGGACTTCCTGGAACTAGCAGAGATACACAGCCGGAAATGGCAGCGGGCACTGCAGTATGAGCAGGAGCAGCGCGTGCACTTGGAGGAAACCATTGAGCAGCTGGCCAAGCAGCACAACAGCCTCGAGCGGGCCTTCCGCAGCGCCCCCGGCCGGCCGGCCAACCCCTCTAAGAGCTTCATTGAGG GAAGCCTCTTGACTCCCAAAGGAGAGGACAGTGAGGAAGATGAAGATACCGAGTACTTTGATGCCATGGAAGACTCTACATCCTTCATCACCGTGATCACTGAGGCCAAGGAAGACAG AAAAACTGAAGGTAGCACGGGGACAAGTTCTGTGGACTGGAGCTCAGCAGACAAT GTACTAGATGGTGCCTCGCTCGTGCCCAAGGGTTCATCCAAAGTCAAGAGGCGAGTCCGCATCCCCAACAAGCCCAACTACAGCCTTAACCTCTGGAGCATCATGAAGAACTGCATCGGTCGGGAGCTCTCCAGGATCCCCATGCCG GTGAACTTCAACGAGCCCCTGTCCATGCTCCAGCGGCTGACAGAGGACCTGGAGTACCACCACCTGCTGGACAAGGCGGTGCACTGCACCAGCTCAGTGGAGCAGATGTGCCTGGTGGctgccttctctgtgtcctcCTACTCCACCACGGTGCACCGCATCGCCAAGCCCTTCAACCCCATGCTGGGGGAGACCTTTGAGCTGGACCGCCTCGATGACATGGGCCTGCGCTCCCTCTGTGAGCAG GTGAGCCACCACCCCCCCTCAGCTGCGCACTACGTGTTCTCCAAGCATGGCTGGAGCCTCTGGCAGGAGATCACCATCTCCAGCAAGTTCCGGGGAAAATACATCTCCATCATGCCGCTAG GTGCCATCCACTTAGAATTCCAGGCCAGTGGGAACCACTATGTGTGGAGGAAGAGCACCTCAACTGTGCACAACATCATCGTGGGCAAGCTCTGGATCGACCAG TCAGGGGACATCGAGATTGTGAACCATAAGACCAATGACCGGTGCCAGCTGAAGTTCCTGCCCTACAGCTACTTCTCCAAAGAGGCAGCCCGGAAG GTGACAGGAGTGGTGAGTGACAGCCAGGGCAAGGCCCACTATGTGCTGTCCGGCTCGTGGGATGAACAAATGGAGTGCTCCAAGGTTGTGCATAGCAGTCCCAGCAGCCCCAGCTCCGACGGGAAGCAGAAGACAGTGTACCAGACCCTATCAGCCAAGCTGCTGTGGAAGAAGTACCCGCTGCC GGAGAACGCGGAGAACATGTACTACTTCTCAGAGCTGGCCCTGACCCTCAACGAGCACGAGGAGGGCGTAGCGCCCACCGACAGCCGCCTGCGGCCCGACCAGCGGCTGATGGAGAAGGGCTGCTGGGACGAGGCCAATACCGAGAAGCAGCGGCTGGAAGAGAAGCAGCGCCTGTCGCGGCGCCGGCGGCTGGAGGCCTGCGGGCCCGGCAGCAGCTGCAGCTCGGAGGAAG AGAAGGAGGCGGATGCCTACACGCCACTGTGGTTTGAGAAGAGGCTGGACCCGCTGACCGGGGAGATGGCCTGTGTGTACAAGGGCGGctactgggaggccaaggagaagcAAGACTGGCACATGTGCCCCAACATCTTCTGA
- the OSBP2 gene encoding oxysterol-binding protein 2 isoform X15, translating to MEDSTSFITVITEAKEDRKTEGSTGTSSVDWSSADNVLDGASLVPKGSSKVKRRVRIPNKPNYSLNLWSIMKNCIGRELSRIPMPVNFNEPLSMLQRLTEDLEYHHLLDKAVHCTSSVEQMCLVAAFSVSSYSTTVHRIAKPFNPMLGETFELDRLDDMGLRSLCEQVSHHPPSAAHYVFSKHGWSLWQEITISSKFRGKYISIMPLGAIHLEFQASGNHYVWRKSTSTVHNIIVGKLWIDQSGDIEIVNHKTNDRCQLKFLPYSYFSKEAARKVTGVVSDSQGKAHYVLSGSWDEQMECSKVVHSSPSSPSSDGKQKTVYQTLSAKLLWKKYPLPENAENMYYFSELALTLNEHEEGVAPTDSRLRPDQRLMEKGCWDEANTEKQRLEEKQRLSRRRRLEACGPGSSCSSEEEKEADAYTPLWFEKRLDPLTGEMACVYKGGYWEAKEKQDWHMCPNIF from the exons ATGGAAGACTCTACATCCTTCATCACCGTGATCACTGAGGCCAAGGAAGACAG AAAAACTGAAGGTAGCACGGGGACAAGTTCTGTGGACTGGAGCTCAGCAGACAAT GTACTAGATGGTGCCTCGCTCGTGCCCAAGGGTTCATCCAAAGTCAAGAGGCGAGTCCGCATCCCCAACAAGCCCAACTACAGCCTTAACCTCTGGAGCATCATGAAGAACTGCATCGGTCGGGAGCTCTCCAGGATCCCCATGCCG GTGAACTTCAACGAGCCCCTGTCCATGCTCCAGCGGCTGACAGAGGACCTGGAGTACCACCACCTGCTGGACAAGGCGGTGCACTGCACCAGCTCAGTGGAGCAGATGTGCCTGGTGGctgccttctctgtgtcctcCTACTCCACCACGGTGCACCGCATCGCCAAGCCCTTCAACCCCATGCTGGGGGAGACCTTTGAGCTGGACCGCCTCGATGACATGGGCCTGCGCTCCCTCTGTGAGCAG GTGAGCCACCACCCCCCCTCAGCTGCGCACTACGTGTTCTCCAAGCATGGCTGGAGCCTCTGGCAGGAGATCACCATCTCCAGCAAGTTCCGGGGAAAATACATCTCCATCATGCCGCTAG GTGCCATCCACTTAGAATTCCAGGCCAGTGGGAACCACTATGTGTGGAGGAAGAGCACCTCAACTGTGCACAACATCATCGTGGGCAAGCTCTGGATCGACCAG TCAGGGGACATCGAGATTGTGAACCATAAGACCAATGACCGGTGCCAGCTGAAGTTCCTGCCCTACAGCTACTTCTCCAAAGAGGCAGCCCGGAAG GTGACAGGAGTGGTGAGTGACAGCCAGGGCAAGGCCCACTATGTGCTGTCCGGCTCGTGGGATGAACAAATGGAGTGCTCCAAGGTTGTGCATAGCAGTCCCAGCAGCCCCAGCTCCGACGGGAAGCAGAAGACAGTGTACCAGACCCTATCAGCCAAGCTGCTGTGGAAGAAGTACCCGCTGCC GGAGAACGCGGAGAACATGTACTACTTCTCAGAGCTGGCCCTGACCCTCAACGAGCACGAGGAGGGCGTAGCGCCCACCGACAGCCGCCTGCGGCCCGACCAGCGGCTGATGGAGAAGGGCTGCTGGGACGAGGCCAATACCGAGAAGCAGCGGCTGGAAGAGAAGCAGCGCCTGTCGCGGCGCCGGCGGCTGGAGGCCTGCGGGCCCGGCAGCAGCTGCAGCTCGGAGGAAG AGAAGGAGGCGGATGCCTACACGCCACTGTGGTTTGAGAAGAGGCTGGACCCGCTGACCGGGGAGATGGCCTGTGTGTACAAGGGCGGctactgggaggccaaggagaagcAAGACTGGCACATGTGCCCCAACATCTTCTGA
- the OSBP2 gene encoding oxysterol-binding protein 2 isoform X17, with translation MINACRDFLELAEIHSRKWQRALQYEQEQRVHLEETIEQLAKQHNSLERAFRSAPGRPANPSKSFIEGSLLTPKGEDSEEDEDTEYFDAMEDSTSFITVITEAKEDRKTEGSTGTSSVDWSSADNVLDGASLVPKGSSKVKRRVRIPNKPNYSLNLWSIMKNCIGRELSRIPMPVNFNEPLSMLQRLTEDLEYHHLLDKAVHCTSSVEQMCLVAAFSVSSYSTTVHRIAKPFNPMLGETFELDRLDDMGLRSLCEQVSHHPPSAAHYVFSKHGWSLWQEITISSKFRGKYISIMPLGAIHLEFQASGNHYVWRKSTSTVHNIIVGKLWIDQSGDIEIVNHKTNDRCQLKFLPYSYFSKEAARKVTGVVSDSQGKAHYVLSGSWDEQMECSKVVHSSPSSPSSDGKQKTVYQTLSAKLLWKKYPLPENAENMYYFSELALTLNEHEEGVAPTDSRLRPDQRLMEKGCWDEANTEKQRLEEKQRLSRRRRLEACGPGSSCSSEEAEKEADAYTPLWFEKRLDPLTGEMACVYKGGYWEAKEKQDWHMCPNIF, from the exons gcctgCAGGGACTTCCTGGAACTAGCAGAGATACACAGCCGGAAATGGCAGCGGGCACTGCAGTATGAGCAGGAGCAGCGCGTGCACTTGGAGGAAACCATTGAGCAGCTGGCCAAGCAGCACAACAGCCTCGAGCGGGCCTTCCGCAGCGCCCCCGGCCGGCCGGCCAACCCCTCTAAGAGCTTCATTGAGG GAAGCCTCTTGACTCCCAAAGGAGAGGACAGTGAGGAAGATGAAGATACCGAGTACTTTGATGCCATGGAAGACTCTACATCCTTCATCACCGTGATCACTGAGGCCAAGGAAGACAG AAAAACTGAAGGTAGCACGGGGACAAGTTCTGTGGACTGGAGCTCAGCAGACAAT GTACTAGATGGTGCCTCGCTCGTGCCCAAGGGTTCATCCAAAGTCAAGAGGCGAGTCCGCATCCCCAACAAGCCCAACTACAGCCTTAACCTCTGGAGCATCATGAAGAACTGCATCGGTCGGGAGCTCTCCAGGATCCCCATGCCG GTGAACTTCAACGAGCCCCTGTCCATGCTCCAGCGGCTGACAGAGGACCTGGAGTACCACCACCTGCTGGACAAGGCGGTGCACTGCACCAGCTCAGTGGAGCAGATGTGCCTGGTGGctgccttctctgtgtcctcCTACTCCACCACGGTGCACCGCATCGCCAAGCCCTTCAACCCCATGCTGGGGGAGACCTTTGAGCTGGACCGCCTCGATGACATGGGCCTGCGCTCCCTCTGTGAGCAG GTGAGCCACCACCCCCCCTCAGCTGCGCACTACGTGTTCTCCAAGCATGGCTGGAGCCTCTGGCAGGAGATCACCATCTCCAGCAAGTTCCGGGGAAAATACATCTCCATCATGCCGCTAG GTGCCATCCACTTAGAATTCCAGGCCAGTGGGAACCACTATGTGTGGAGGAAGAGCACCTCAACTGTGCACAACATCATCGTGGGCAAGCTCTGGATCGACCAG TCAGGGGACATCGAGATTGTGAACCATAAGACCAATGACCGGTGCCAGCTGAAGTTCCTGCCCTACAGCTACTTCTCCAAAGAGGCAGCCCGGAAG GTGACAGGAGTGGTGAGTGACAGCCAGGGCAAGGCCCACTATGTGCTGTCCGGCTCGTGGGATGAACAAATGGAGTGCTCCAAGGTTGTGCATAGCAGTCCCAGCAGCCCCAGCTCCGACGGGAAGCAGAAGACAGTGTACCAGACCCTATCAGCCAAGCTGCTGTGGAAGAAGTACCCGCTGCC GGAGAACGCGGAGAACATGTACTACTTCTCAGAGCTGGCCCTGACCCTCAACGAGCACGAGGAGGGCGTAGCGCCCACCGACAGCCGCCTGCGGCCCGACCAGCGGCTGATGGAGAAGGGCTGCTGGGACGAGGCCAATACCGAGAAGCAGCGGCTGGAAGAGAAGCAGCGCCTGTCGCGGCGCCGGCGGCTGGAGGCCTGCGGGCCCGGCAGCAGCTGCAGCTCGGAGGAAG CAGAGAAGGAGGCGGATGCCTACACGCCACTGTGGTTTGAGAAGAGGCTGGACCCGCTGACCGGGGAGATGGCCTGTGTGTACAAGGGCGGctactgggaggccaaggagaagcAAGACTGGCACATGTGCCCCAACATCTTCTGA
- the OSBP2 gene encoding oxysterol-binding protein 2 isoform X16 — protein sequence MINACRDFLELAEIHSRKWQRALQYEQEQRVHLEETIEQLAKQHNSLERAFRSAPGRPANPSKSFIEGSLLTPKGEDSEEDEDTEYFDAMEDSTSFITVITEAKEDRKTEGSTGTSSVDWSSADNVLDGASLVPKGSSKVKRRVRIPNKPNYSLNLWSIMKNCIGRELSRIPMPVNFNEPLSMLQRLTEDLEYHHLLDKAVHCTSSVEQMCLVAAFSVSSYSTTVHRIAKPFNPMLGETFELDRLDDMGLRSLCEQVSHHPPSAAHYVFSKHGWSLWQEITISSKFRGKYISIMPLGAIHLEFQASGNHYVWRKSTSTVHNIIVGKLWIDQSGDIEIVNHKTNDRCQLKFLPYSYFSKEAARKVTGVVSDSQGKAHYVLSGSWDEQMECSKVVHSSPSSPSSDGKQKTVYQTLSAKLLWKKYPLPENAENMYYFSELALTLNEHEEGVAPTDSRLRPDQRLMEKGCWDEANTEKQRLEEKQRLSRRRRLEACGPGSSCSSEEAHCACPAEKEADAYTPLWFEKRLDPLTGEMACVYKGGYWEAKEKQDWHMCPNIF from the exons gcctgCAGGGACTTCCTGGAACTAGCAGAGATACACAGCCGGAAATGGCAGCGGGCACTGCAGTATGAGCAGGAGCAGCGCGTGCACTTGGAGGAAACCATTGAGCAGCTGGCCAAGCAGCACAACAGCCTCGAGCGGGCCTTCCGCAGCGCCCCCGGCCGGCCGGCCAACCCCTCTAAGAGCTTCATTGAGG GAAGCCTCTTGACTCCCAAAGGAGAGGACAGTGAGGAAGATGAAGATACCGAGTACTTTGATGCCATGGAAGACTCTACATCCTTCATCACCGTGATCACTGAGGCCAAGGAAGACAG AAAAACTGAAGGTAGCACGGGGACAAGTTCTGTGGACTGGAGCTCAGCAGACAAT GTACTAGATGGTGCCTCGCTCGTGCCCAAGGGTTCATCCAAAGTCAAGAGGCGAGTCCGCATCCCCAACAAGCCCAACTACAGCCTTAACCTCTGGAGCATCATGAAGAACTGCATCGGTCGGGAGCTCTCCAGGATCCCCATGCCG GTGAACTTCAACGAGCCCCTGTCCATGCTCCAGCGGCTGACAGAGGACCTGGAGTACCACCACCTGCTGGACAAGGCGGTGCACTGCACCAGCTCAGTGGAGCAGATGTGCCTGGTGGctgccttctctgtgtcctcCTACTCCACCACGGTGCACCGCATCGCCAAGCCCTTCAACCCCATGCTGGGGGAGACCTTTGAGCTGGACCGCCTCGATGACATGGGCCTGCGCTCCCTCTGTGAGCAG GTGAGCCACCACCCCCCCTCAGCTGCGCACTACGTGTTCTCCAAGCATGGCTGGAGCCTCTGGCAGGAGATCACCATCTCCAGCAAGTTCCGGGGAAAATACATCTCCATCATGCCGCTAG GTGCCATCCACTTAGAATTCCAGGCCAGTGGGAACCACTATGTGTGGAGGAAGAGCACCTCAACTGTGCACAACATCATCGTGGGCAAGCTCTGGATCGACCAG TCAGGGGACATCGAGATTGTGAACCATAAGACCAATGACCGGTGCCAGCTGAAGTTCCTGCCCTACAGCTACTTCTCCAAAGAGGCAGCCCGGAAG GTGACAGGAGTGGTGAGTGACAGCCAGGGCAAGGCCCACTATGTGCTGTCCGGCTCGTGGGATGAACAAATGGAGTGCTCCAAGGTTGTGCATAGCAGTCCCAGCAGCCCCAGCTCCGACGGGAAGCAGAAGACAGTGTACCAGACCCTATCAGCCAAGCTGCTGTGGAAGAAGTACCCGCTGCC GGAGAACGCGGAGAACATGTACTACTTCTCAGAGCTGGCCCTGACCCTCAACGAGCACGAGGAGGGCGTAGCGCCCACCGACAGCCGCCTGCGGCCCGACCAGCGGCTGATGGAGAAGGGCTGCTGGGACGAGGCCAATACCGAGAAGCAGCGGCTGGAAGAGAAGCAGCGCCTGTCGCGGCGCCGGCGGCTGGAGGCCTGCGGGCCCGGCAGCAGCTGCAGCTCGGAGGAAG CCCACTGTGCCTGCCCAGCAGAGAAGGAGGCGGATGCCTACACGCCACTGTGGTTTGAGAAGAGGCTGGACCCGCTGACCGGGGAGATGGCCTGTGTGTACAAGGGCGGctactgggaggccaaggagaagcAAGACTGGCACATGTGCCCCAACATCTTCTGA
- the OSBP2 gene encoding oxysterol-binding protein 2 isoform X19, with translation MEDSTSFITVITEAKEDRKTEGSTGTSSVDWSSADNVLDGASLVPKGSSKVKRRVRIPNKPNYSLNLWSIMKNCIGRELSRIPMPVNFNEPLSMLQRLTEDLEYHHLLDKAVHCTSSVEQMCLVAAFSVSSYSTTVHRIAKPFNPMLGETFELDRLDDMGLRSLCEQVSHHPPSAAHYVFSKHGWSLWQEITISSKFRGKYISIMPLGAIHLEFQASGNHYVWRKSTSTVHNIIVGKLWIDQSGDIEIVNHKTNDRCQLKFLPYSYFSKEAARKVTGVVSDSQGKAHYVLSGSWDEQMECSKVVHSSPSSPSSDGKQKTVYQTLSAKLLWKKYPLPENAENMYYFSELALTLNEHEEGVAPTDSRLRPDQRLMEKGCWDEANTEKQRLEEKQRLSRRRRLEACGPGSSCSSEEAEKEADAYTPLWFEKRLDPLTGEMACVYKGGYWEAKEKQDWHMCPNIF, from the exons ATGGAAGACTCTACATCCTTCATCACCGTGATCACTGAGGCCAAGGAAGACAG AAAAACTGAAGGTAGCACGGGGACAAGTTCTGTGGACTGGAGCTCAGCAGACAAT GTACTAGATGGTGCCTCGCTCGTGCCCAAGGGTTCATCCAAAGTCAAGAGGCGAGTCCGCATCCCCAACAAGCCCAACTACAGCCTTAACCTCTGGAGCATCATGAAGAACTGCATCGGTCGGGAGCTCTCCAGGATCCCCATGCCG GTGAACTTCAACGAGCCCCTGTCCATGCTCCAGCGGCTGACAGAGGACCTGGAGTACCACCACCTGCTGGACAAGGCGGTGCACTGCACCAGCTCAGTGGAGCAGATGTGCCTGGTGGctgccttctctgtgtcctcCTACTCCACCACGGTGCACCGCATCGCCAAGCCCTTCAACCCCATGCTGGGGGAGACCTTTGAGCTGGACCGCCTCGATGACATGGGCCTGCGCTCCCTCTGTGAGCAG GTGAGCCACCACCCCCCCTCAGCTGCGCACTACGTGTTCTCCAAGCATGGCTGGAGCCTCTGGCAGGAGATCACCATCTCCAGCAAGTTCCGGGGAAAATACATCTCCATCATGCCGCTAG GTGCCATCCACTTAGAATTCCAGGCCAGTGGGAACCACTATGTGTGGAGGAAGAGCACCTCAACTGTGCACAACATCATCGTGGGCAAGCTCTGGATCGACCAG TCAGGGGACATCGAGATTGTGAACCATAAGACCAATGACCGGTGCCAGCTGAAGTTCCTGCCCTACAGCTACTTCTCCAAAGAGGCAGCCCGGAAG GTGACAGGAGTGGTGAGTGACAGCCAGGGCAAGGCCCACTATGTGCTGTCCGGCTCGTGGGATGAACAAATGGAGTGCTCCAAGGTTGTGCATAGCAGTCCCAGCAGCCCCAGCTCCGACGGGAAGCAGAAGACAGTGTACCAGACCCTATCAGCCAAGCTGCTGTGGAAGAAGTACCCGCTGCC GGAGAACGCGGAGAACATGTACTACTTCTCAGAGCTGGCCCTGACCCTCAACGAGCACGAGGAGGGCGTAGCGCCCACCGACAGCCGCCTGCGGCCCGACCAGCGGCTGATGGAGAAGGGCTGCTGGGACGAGGCCAATACCGAGAAGCAGCGGCTGGAAGAGAAGCAGCGCCTGTCGCGGCGCCGGCGGCTGGAGGCCTGCGGGCCCGGCAGCAGCTGCAGCTCGGAGGAAG CAGAGAAGGAGGCGGATGCCTACACGCCACTGTGGTTTGAGAAGAGGCTGGACCCGCTGACCGGGGAGATGGCCTGTGTGTACAAGGGCGGctactgggaggccaaggagaagcAAGACTGGCACATGTGCCCCAACATCTTCTGA
- the OSBP2 gene encoding oxysterol-binding protein 2 isoform X14 has translation MEDSTSFITVITEAKEDRKTEGSTGTSSVDWSSADNVLDGASLVPKGSSKVKRRVRIPNKPNYSLNLWSIMKNCIGRELSRIPMPVNFNEPLSMLQRLTEDLEYHHLLDKAVHCTSSVEQMCLVAAFSVSSYSTTVHRIAKPFNPMLGETFELDRLDDMGLRSLCEQVSHHPPSAAHYVFSKHGWSLWQEITISSKFRGKYISIMPLGAIHLEFQASGNHYVWRKSTSTVHNIIVGKLWIDQSGDIEIVNHKTNDRCQLKFLPYSYFSKEAARKVTGVVSDSQGKAHYVLSGSWDEQMECSKVVHSSPSSPSSDGKQKTVYQTLSAKLLWKKYPLPENAENMYYFSELALTLNEHEEGVAPTDSRLRPDQRLMEKGCWDEANTEKQRLEEKQRLSRRRRLEACGPGSSCSSEEAHCACPAEKEADAYTPLWFEKRLDPLTGEMACVYKGGYWEAKEKQDWHMCPNIF, from the exons ATGGAAGACTCTACATCCTTCATCACCGTGATCACTGAGGCCAAGGAAGACAG AAAAACTGAAGGTAGCACGGGGACAAGTTCTGTGGACTGGAGCTCAGCAGACAAT GTACTAGATGGTGCCTCGCTCGTGCCCAAGGGTTCATCCAAAGTCAAGAGGCGAGTCCGCATCCCCAACAAGCCCAACTACAGCCTTAACCTCTGGAGCATCATGAAGAACTGCATCGGTCGGGAGCTCTCCAGGATCCCCATGCCG GTGAACTTCAACGAGCCCCTGTCCATGCTCCAGCGGCTGACAGAGGACCTGGAGTACCACCACCTGCTGGACAAGGCGGTGCACTGCACCAGCTCAGTGGAGCAGATGTGCCTGGTGGctgccttctctgtgtcctcCTACTCCACCACGGTGCACCGCATCGCCAAGCCCTTCAACCCCATGCTGGGGGAGACCTTTGAGCTGGACCGCCTCGATGACATGGGCCTGCGCTCCCTCTGTGAGCAG GTGAGCCACCACCCCCCCTCAGCTGCGCACTACGTGTTCTCCAAGCATGGCTGGAGCCTCTGGCAGGAGATCACCATCTCCAGCAAGTTCCGGGGAAAATACATCTCCATCATGCCGCTAG GTGCCATCCACTTAGAATTCCAGGCCAGTGGGAACCACTATGTGTGGAGGAAGAGCACCTCAACTGTGCACAACATCATCGTGGGCAAGCTCTGGATCGACCAG TCAGGGGACATCGAGATTGTGAACCATAAGACCAATGACCGGTGCCAGCTGAAGTTCCTGCCCTACAGCTACTTCTCCAAAGAGGCAGCCCGGAAG GTGACAGGAGTGGTGAGTGACAGCCAGGGCAAGGCCCACTATGTGCTGTCCGGCTCGTGGGATGAACAAATGGAGTGCTCCAAGGTTGTGCATAGCAGTCCCAGCAGCCCCAGCTCCGACGGGAAGCAGAAGACAGTGTACCAGACCCTATCAGCCAAGCTGCTGTGGAAGAAGTACCCGCTGCC GGAGAACGCGGAGAACATGTACTACTTCTCAGAGCTGGCCCTGACCCTCAACGAGCACGAGGAGGGCGTAGCGCCCACCGACAGCCGCCTGCGGCCCGACCAGCGGCTGATGGAGAAGGGCTGCTGGGACGAGGCCAATACCGAGAAGCAGCGGCTGGAAGAGAAGCAGCGCCTGTCGCGGCGCCGGCGGCTGGAGGCCTGCGGGCCCGGCAGCAGCTGCAGCTCGGAGGAAG CCCACTGTGCCTGCCCAGCAGAGAAGGAGGCGGATGCCTACACGCCACTGTGGTTTGAGAAGAGGCTGGACCCGCTGACCGGGGAGATGGCCTGTGTGTACAAGGGCGGctactgggaggccaaggagaagcAAGACTGGCACATGTGCCCCAACATCTTCTGA